From the Acidovorax carolinensis genome, one window contains:
- a CDS encoding peptidoglycan DD-metalloendopeptidase family protein, with amino-acid sequence MLVSRSLVVGISVALTALVLAGCGTRMTKAPVEDRGTSSASSSAPGVVVTPIKPLPGAENAGKPGYYTVKAGDTLIRIGLENGQAWKDIARWNNLDNANLIEVGQVLRVVPPAASAAAPAAETGVVTRPVASSAVSPSSAASAPKPAASAAAAAPVPAPIPAPTPAPAAASSEDDVPFIWPASGTLLAGFDEARNKGYDIAGKAGDPVLAAADGRVVYAGAGLRGYGNLVILKHNNTFLTAYAHNQALLVKEDQTVRRGQKIAEMGSTDADRVKLHFEIRRQGKPVDPVRYLPAR; translated from the coding sequence ATGTTGGTATCGCGTAGTCTTGTTGTTGGGATTTCCGTAGCGTTGACGGCGCTGGTGCTGGCCGGCTGCGGAACCCGGATGACGAAGGCTCCTGTGGAGGACCGTGGAACCTCGTCGGCGTCTTCATCTGCTCCAGGGGTGGTTGTTACACCCATCAAGCCGCTGCCGGGCGCCGAGAATGCCGGAAAGCCGGGTTACTACACGGTCAAGGCCGGAGATACGCTAATTCGCATCGGCCTGGAAAATGGCCAGGCCTGGAAGGACATTGCGCGCTGGAACAATCTCGACAATGCCAACCTGATCGAAGTCGGGCAGGTGCTGCGCGTTGTTCCACCCGCGGCCAGTGCCGCAGCGCCCGCCGCCGAAACGGGCGTGGTCACGCGTCCTGTCGCTTCTTCGGCTGTCAGCCCTTCGTCGGCCGCCAGTGCGCCCAAACCGGCCGCCAGCGCGGCGGCTGCGGCGCCTGTGCCGGCGCCAATTCCAGCCCCTACGCCCGCTCCAGCAGCTGCTTCGTCGGAAGATGATGTTCCCTTCATCTGGCCTGCTTCCGGCACCTTGCTGGCGGGGTTTGACGAGGCCCGCAACAAGGGTTACGACATTGCAGGCAAGGCTGGTGACCCGGTTCTTGCGGCCGCCGATGGGCGGGTGGTTTATGCAGGCGCAGGTTTGCGGGGCTACGGCAATCTGGTCATCCTGAAGCACAACAACACCTTCTTGACCGCCTACGCACACAACCAGGCGTTGCTGGTCAAGGAAGACCAGACTGTGCGGCGCGGGCAGAAGATCGCGGAAATGGGCAGCACGGACGCGGATCGCGTAAAGCTTCATTTTGAGATTCGCCGCCAAGGCAAACCCGTTGATCCTGTCCGCTACCTGCCAGCGCGTTGA
- a CDS encoding protein-L-isoaspartate(D-aspartate) O-methyltransferase — translation MQRRPGFPARLDGPAGATSRVAQLSVRPVVVPAAPQGVGLDSAAVRARMVQKLAAGGISSPAVLHAMAAVERHRFVDSALVNQAYEDTSLPIGLAQTISKPSVVARMCELLLGAEGSRAAGLGRVLEIGTGCGYQAAVLSHIAREVYSVERLRGLHEKARDNLRHLRLANVHLLFGDGMQGYAKGAPYAAIIAAAGGEAVPQAWCDQLAPGGRLVAPMALAGGQQVLLVIDKTAHGLKQSVLEPVHFVPLKSGIA, via the coding sequence ATGCAGCGCAGACCCGGTTTTCCTGCCCGTCTGGATGGCCCGGCAGGCGCCACCTCCAGGGTGGCTCAACTGTCCGTTCGCCCGGTGGTTGTGCCTGCAGCCCCGCAGGGGGTCGGGCTGGATTCGGCGGCGGTGCGCGCCCGCATGGTGCAAAAGCTGGCTGCGGGGGGGATTTCCTCGCCGGCGGTGCTGCACGCCATGGCGGCGGTGGAGCGGCACCGCTTTGTTGACAGCGCGCTGGTAAACCAGGCGTACGAAGACACGAGCTTGCCCATTGGACTGGCGCAGACCATTTCCAAGCCGAGCGTGGTGGCGCGCATGTGCGAGTTGCTGCTGGGTGCCGAAGGCTCGCGCGCTGCGGGACTGGGCCGGGTGCTCGAAATCGGCACCGGTTGCGGCTACCAGGCCGCGGTGCTCAGTCATATTGCACGCGAGGTGTATTCGGTCGAGCGTCTGCGCGGCCTGCACGAAAAGGCCCGCGACAACCTGCGCCATCTGCGGCTGGCCAATGTGCACTTGCTGTTCGGCGATGGCATGCAAGGCTACGCCAAGGGCGCTCCGTATGCCGCCATCATTGCAGCCGCCGGTGGCGAAGCCGTGCCGCAGGCCTGGTGCGATCAGCTGGCTCCCGGGGGGCGACTCGTGGCGCCCATGGCGCTCGCGGGTGGACAACAAGTGTTGCTTGTAATCGACAAAACCGCGCACGGATTGAAACAAAGCGTTCTCGAGCCGGTTCATTTTGTCCCTCTAAAATCGGGGATTGCCTGA
- the surE gene encoding 5'/3'-nucleotidase SurE, whose protein sequence is MKILLSNDDGYQAPGIVAVYEALKTIADVEVVAPEHNNSAKSNALTLHSPLYVHQAANGFRYVNGTPADCVHIALTGLLGYRPDLVVSGINNGANMGDDTIYSGTVGAAMEGYLFGIPAMAVSQVDKGWGEIEAAALKTREIVAQMMAQNLVSEAPWLLNINIPNMPLDALRPLKLCRLGRRHAAERVIVQESPRGEVMYWIGGAGAAKDDAEGTDFHATAQGHVSVTPLKVDLTDHDNLGYWAQTASRLVVTGSVSAQR, encoded by the coding sequence ATGAAGATCCTTCTATCCAACGACGACGGCTACCAGGCCCCGGGCATCGTGGCCGTATACGAAGCGCTCAAGACCATCGCCGATGTGGAGGTGGTTGCGCCCGAGCACAACAACAGTGCCAAGTCGAACGCCCTGACCCTGCATTCGCCGCTTTATGTGCACCAGGCCGCCAACGGCTTTCGCTACGTCAATGGCACGCCGGCCGACTGCGTGCACATCGCCCTCACGGGGCTGCTCGGATACCGCCCCGATCTGGTGGTGTCGGGCATCAACAACGGCGCCAACATGGGTGACGACACCATCTATTCGGGCACGGTGGGTGCCGCCATGGAGGGGTATCTTTTCGGTATTCCGGCCATGGCGGTATCCCAGGTGGACAAAGGCTGGGGCGAAATCGAGGCCGCAGCGCTCAAGACCCGCGAAATCGTTGCGCAGATGATGGCGCAGAACCTGGTGAGCGAAGCGCCCTGGCTGCTTAACATCAACATCCCGAACATGCCGCTGGACGCGTTGCGCCCGCTGAAGCTGTGCCGCCTGGGACGACGCCATGCTGCCGAACGTGTGATCGTGCAGGAAAGCCCGCGTGGTGAGGTGATGTACTGGATTGGCGGAGCCGGTGCAGCCAAGGACGATGCAGAAGGCACCGATTTTCACGCCACGGCCCAGGGGCATGTGTCTGTCACCCCCTTGAAGGTGGACCTGACGGACCACGACAACCTCGGCTATTGGGCACAGACCGCGTCCCGCCTGGTGGTCACAGGTTCTGTGTCCGCGCAGCGGTGA
- a CDS encoding NADPH:quinone oxidoreductase family protein, whose protein sequence is MHAWLCTNPTGVDALTWTELPTPTPKAGEVLIEIKAASLNFPDLLIVQNKYQMKPPLPFVPGSEYAGVVQAVGEGVTHLQVGQRVACLSGTGGFATHTIAPAALCMPLPEGFSFVDAAAFIMIYATSHHALVDRAQLKAGETVLVLGAAGGVGTAAIQIAKAMGARVIAAASSDEKCALCTSIGADATINYSKENLREAIKALTNGKGPDVIYDPVGGDFAEPAFRSIAWRGRYLVVGFASGPIPALPFNLALLKGASIVGVFWGDFAKREPKANAAMMTELAHWYGQGKVKPVIDRTMPMAQLHAAYAHMGSRGVMGKLVMVN, encoded by the coding sequence ATGCACGCTTGGCTTTGCACCAACCCCACCGGCGTTGACGCACTCACCTGGACCGAACTGCCCACGCCCACGCCCAAAGCGGGCGAAGTGCTCATCGAGATCAAGGCCGCAAGTCTGAATTTTCCTGATCTGCTGATCGTGCAGAACAAGTACCAGATGAAGCCCCCGCTACCGTTTGTGCCCGGCTCGGAATACGCGGGCGTGGTGCAGGCGGTGGGCGAAGGCGTCACGCACCTCCAGGTGGGCCAGCGCGTGGCCTGCCTCTCCGGCACCGGCGGCTTTGCCACCCACACCATTGCCCCGGCGGCCTTGTGCATGCCGCTGCCCGAGGGATTCTCGTTCGTGGATGCGGCGGCATTCATCATGATCTACGCCACATCCCACCACGCGCTGGTAGACCGCGCCCAGCTCAAGGCCGGCGAGACCGTGCTGGTGCTCGGCGCCGCCGGCGGTGTGGGCACGGCAGCCATCCAGATCGCCAAGGCCATGGGGGCGCGGGTGATTGCAGCCGCCTCCAGCGACGAGAAATGCGCGCTGTGCACCTCCATTGGCGCCGACGCCACCATCAACTACAGCAAGGAAAACCTGCGCGAGGCCATCAAGGCCCTGACCAATGGCAAAGGACCGGACGTGATCTACGACCCCGTGGGCGGGGATTTTGCCGAGCCGGCCTTCCGCTCCATCGCCTGGCGCGGCCGCTATCTGGTGGTGGGTTTTGCCTCGGGGCCCATCCCGGCGCTGCCGTTCAACCTGGCGCTGCTCAAGGGCGCCTCCATCGTGGGCGTGTTCTGGGGCGACTTCGCCAAGCGTGAGCCCAAGGCCAATGCCGCCATGATGACCGAGCTGGCCCACTGGTATGGCCAGGGCAAGGTCAAGCCCGTGATCGACCGCACCATGCCCATGGCGCAACTGCACGCAGCCTACGCCCACATGGGCTCGCGCGGCGTGATGGGCAAGCTGGTCATGGTCAACTGA
- a CDS encoding diguanylate cyclase has protein sequence MADRQPSEIARETLKQLAVRRLAPTPDNYLALYDEIAGVRTPPVFPDGPLQHILRVLPGQTPAQKRLLGQLGRAVENKDWSALQSVMVGYANLGLNPATAEPVVAQATALTILPEDLAELLARLIDNTLPALGEDDARVHEMAQQLTTLLREPAPPVSTVQLMLGNFTYRLSFATEDQAAIRASLLELLHMVFENIAALSVEDRWLNGQAEALMAASTPPLTLRRLDDVQRRLKDVIFKQTEAHTRTVEAQEQMKDMLSTFIERLAKITDSSSTYQGTMERCADLIGKATTLEEIAPVLQEVMHATRSMALDSRTAHDELRELRERTELKRAQVAQLQQELDRASAQARHDPLTGSLNRKGLDEAMERELARAGRTGAPLCVALLDIDNFKTINDRLGHNAGDAALLHLTQVTREVMRPQDLLARYGGEEFVLILPDTTVANGVAAMTRLQRELTTRFFLQGTEKVLITFSAGVAQLGEGETSTEAIRRADKGMYLAKRSGKNRVMAA, from the coding sequence ATGGCGGACCGACAACCCTCTGAAATTGCCCGTGAAACGCTCAAGCAATTGGCCGTCCGCCGACTTGCTCCCACGCCCGACAACTATCTGGCACTGTATGACGAAATCGCCGGCGTCCGCACCCCGCCGGTTTTCCCGGATGGGCCGCTGCAGCACATTCTGCGAGTGCTGCCGGGCCAGACTCCGGCACAAAAACGGCTTTTGGGCCAGCTGGGGCGGGCCGTGGAAAACAAGGACTGGTCCGCCCTGCAAAGCGTGATGGTGGGCTACGCCAATCTGGGGCTGAACCCGGCCACCGCCGAACCCGTGGTGGCCCAAGCCACTGCGTTGACCATCCTGCCCGAAGACCTGGCAGAGCTGCTGGCCCGCCTGATCGACAACACCCTGCCGGCGCTGGGCGAAGACGATGCCCGCGTGCATGAAATGGCCCAGCAGCTGACAACGTTGCTGCGCGAACCCGCCCCGCCCGTGTCCACCGTGCAGCTGATGCTGGGCAACTTCACCTACCGCCTGTCGTTTGCCACCGAAGACCAGGCCGCCATCCGCGCCAGCCTGCTCGAGCTGCTGCACATGGTGTTCGAGAACATCGCCGCGCTGAGCGTGGAAGACCGCTGGCTCAACGGCCAGGCCGAGGCACTGATGGCCGCCTCCACGCCGCCGCTCACACTGCGCCGGCTGGACGATGTGCAGCGGCGCCTGAAGGACGTGATCTTCAAGCAGACCGAAGCCCACACCCGCACCGTGGAGGCCCAGGAGCAGATGAAGGACATGCTGTCCACCTTCATCGAGCGCCTGGCAAAGATCACCGACTCCAGCTCCACCTACCAGGGCACGATGGAGCGCTGCGCCGATCTCATTGGCAAGGCCACCACCCTGGAGGAAATTGCCCCTGTTTTGCAGGAAGTGATGCATGCCACCCGCTCCATGGCCCTGGACAGCCGGACGGCCCACGACGAGCTTCGGGAACTGCGCGAGCGCACCGAGCTCAAGCGCGCCCAAGTGGCACAGCTGCAGCAAGAACTCGACCGCGCCAGCGCCCAGGCACGCCACGACCCGCTCACCGGCTCGCTTAACCGCAAGGGGCTCGACGAGGCCATGGAGCGCGAACTGGCCCGTGCAGGCCGCACGGGTGCGCCGCTGTGCGTGGCTTTGCTCGATATCGACAACTTCAAGACCATCAACGACCGGCTTGGCCACAATGCCGGCGATGCGGCGCTGCTGCACCTGACCCAGGTCACCCGCGAAGTCATGCGCCCCCAGGACCTGCTGGCCCGCTATGGCGGCGAAGAGTTCGTGCTGATCTTGCCCGACACCACCGTTGCCAACGGCGTCGCCGCCATGACGCGCCTGCAGCGCGAGCTGACCACCCGCTTCTTTTTGCAAGGCACCGAAAAAGTGCTGATCACCTTCAGCGCCGGCGTGGCCCAGCTGGGCGAGGGCGAGACCAGCACCGAGGCCATTCGCCGGGCCGACAAGGGCATGTACCTGGCCAAGCGTTCGGGCAAGAACCGCGTCATGGCGGCATGA
- a CDS encoding alkaline phosphatase D family protein: protein MPPEQRRSFLRHAAWAAAAATLPRWAWSNPLSLQSNPFALGVASGDPAPDGVVLWTRLVLANPAQMQTAHTVRWEVAHDARFAQIVQKGEAAALPNLGHSVHVELTGLAPARWYHYRFMLGDAVSATGRTRTAPEADAMDAHLRIAFASCQRWEHGHYAAWRHLRADQPDLVLFLGDYIYEYASPQSTTGLARVHALRHASTLADFRDRYALHKSDPALQAAHAACPWAVTWDDHEVQNDYAGAQGKGSQGDPGAFLALRSAAWQAFYENMPLRAASLLAPDFGALQVYRRLRWGRLAQMHLLDSRQHRQWQACRPADAGGASAVRPQDCAALADPQRTLLGAAQEHWLDAGLAADAQHDRTRWSVIAQQTLFSPRRYPSGVVSTDSWDGYPGARARLLQSLARHSPRNSVLLGGDIHQNYVCKVLADAGADGQQPAGPVIASEFCGTSISSRAGTTQDKVDAIARHNPHVLLARCDLRGYGLADITPQRWTTTLRGVDDPLLANSGASTLARFVVEDGQAAPCRREMICSLIDSN, encoded by the coding sequence ATGCCCCCAGAGCAAAGACGGTCCTTTCTGCGGCACGCGGCTTGGGCTGCCGCTGCCGCCACACTGCCCCGCTGGGCGTGGAGCAACCCGCTATCGCTGCAATCCAACCCTTTCGCACTCGGCGTGGCCAGTGGAGACCCCGCACCGGACGGCGTGGTGCTGTGGACGCGACTGGTGCTGGCCAACCCGGCGCAGATGCAGACCGCCCACACCGTGCGCTGGGAGGTGGCGCACGATGCACGTTTTGCGCAGATCGTGCAAAAAGGCGAAGCCGCCGCGCTGCCGAACCTGGGCCACAGCGTACATGTGGAGCTGACCGGGCTGGCCCCGGCCCGCTGGTACCACTACCGCTTCATGCTGGGCGATGCCGTCAGCGCCACGGGCCGCACCCGCACCGCGCCCGAGGCCGATGCCATGGACGCCCATCTGCGCATCGCCTTTGCCTCTTGCCAGCGCTGGGAGCACGGCCACTATGCCGCGTGGCGCCACCTGCGCGCCGACCAGCCCGACCTGGTGCTGTTTCTGGGCGACTACATCTACGAATACGCATCGCCGCAAAGCACCACGGGCCTGGCGCGCGTGCACGCGCTGCGGCACGCCAGCACCCTGGCCGACTTCCGCGACCGCTATGCGCTGCACAAGAGCGACCCCGCCCTGCAGGCCGCCCATGCCGCCTGCCCCTGGGCCGTCACCTGGGACGACCATGAGGTGCAAAACGACTATGCCGGCGCACAGGGCAAAGGCAGCCAGGGCGATCCGGGGGCTTTCCTGGCCCTGCGCAGCGCGGCCTGGCAGGCGTTTTACGAAAACATGCCCCTGCGCGCCGCCAGCCTGTTGGCGCCCGACTTTGGCGCCTTGCAGGTGTACCGGCGCCTGCGCTGGGGCCGCCTGGCCCAAATGCACCTGCTCGACAGCCGCCAGCACCGCCAATGGCAGGCCTGCCGCCCGGCCGACGCGGGCGGTGCATCGGCCGTGCGCCCGCAAGACTGCGCCGCCCTGGCCGACCCACAACGCACCTTGCTGGGCGCTGCCCAGGAGCACTGGCTCGATGCGGGCCTGGCCGCCGATGCGCAGCATGACCGCACCCGCTGGAGCGTGATCGCGCAGCAAACCCTGTTCTCGCCCCGCCGCTACCCCTCGGGCGTGGTTTCTACCGACAGCTGGGACGGCTACCCTGGCGCCCGCGCGCGCCTGCTGCAGTCACTGGCCCGCCACTCACCGCGCAACAGCGTGCTGCTCGGCGGCGACATCCACCAGAACTATGTTTGCAAGGTGCTCGCCGATGCCGGGGCAGACGGCCAGCAGCCTGCCGGGCCGGTGATCGCCAGCGAGTTCTGCGGCACCTCGATCAGTTCGCGCGCGGGCACCACGCAGGACAAGGTCGATGCCATCGCCCGCCACAACCCGCATGTGCTGCTGGCGCGCTGCGATTTGCGCGGCTACGGCCTGGCCGACATCACGCCACAGCGCTGGACCACCACCTTGCGGGGGGTAGACGACCCCTTGCTGGCAAACAGTGGCGCATCCACCCTGGCGCGCTTCGTGGTGGAAGACGGGCAAGCGGCCCCGTGCCGGCGTGAGATGATTTGCTCTCTAATTGATAGCAACTAG
- a CDS encoding gamma-glutamyltransferase family protein produces MPKTTPLRIALIAAAALLAGCNSAPPLAYTVPSQPEGSSGYTEKPGWAAEKFAVAAANPLATDAGYQVLKAGGSAIDAAIAVQMVLTLVEPQSSGIGGGAFLLHAAGGRVEAYDGRETAPAAATDKLFIGADGKPLPFNDAVVGGRSVGVPGTVRMLELAHKEHGKLAWAQLFQPAIQLAEGGFKVSARLNTLLANDKFLAQDPVAAAYFFDAAGKPWPVGHVLKNPELAAVLRAIARQGSKALLEGDVAQAIVAKVRTHPTNPGQLSLADLAGYQPKKRDALCTNYQVAPHAFRVCGFPPPSSGAIAIGQILGILQNTNAATMPLQDGLRGPAPGADWLHLYTEAARLAFADRALYVADPDFVQPPAGSWMSLLEPAYLASRAQLIGAQSMKVAQPGTPGAMRTSLAPMPDQPEYGTSHISIVDAFGNAVAMTTTIEDQFGSRQMVTTNAARSGGFLLNNELTDFSFAPTDAQGQPIANRVQPGKRPRSSMAPTLVFNQASGELLMSGGSPGGAAIIHYTAKTLYGVLNWGLMPQQAINLPNFGSMNGPTLLEENRFPPATVEALRARGAEVREMNMTSGLQAITRGQAHGKKIWLGGADPRREGVVMGD; encoded by the coding sequence ATGCCCAAGACCACCCCCCTTCGCATTGCGCTGATCGCTGCCGCCGCGCTGCTGGCCGGTTGCAACAGCGCTCCGCCGCTGGCCTACACCGTGCCCAGCCAGCCCGAGGGCTCTTCGGGCTATACGGAAAAACCGGGCTGGGCTGCCGAGAAATTTGCCGTGGCCGCGGCCAACCCGCTGGCCACCGATGCCGGCTACCAGGTGCTCAAGGCCGGCGGCTCGGCCATCGATGCGGCCATCGCCGTGCAGATGGTGCTGACGCTGGTGGAACCGCAATCCAGCGGCATTGGCGGCGGCGCCTTTTTGCTGCATGCCGCGGGCGGCCGGGTCGAGGCCTATGACGGGCGCGAGACCGCGCCCGCAGCCGCTACCGACAAGCTTTTCATCGGCGCAGACGGCAAGCCCCTGCCTTTCAACGATGCCGTGGTGGGTGGCCGCTCGGTGGGCGTACCGGGCACGGTGCGCATGCTGGAGCTGGCCCACAAAGAGCACGGCAAGCTGGCCTGGGCGCAGCTGTTCCAGCCCGCCATCCAACTGGCCGAGGGCGGGTTCAAGGTCAGCGCCCGGCTCAACACCCTGCTGGCCAATGACAAGTTTCTGGCGCAAGACCCCGTGGCTGCCGCCTACTTCTTTGACGCCGCTGGCAAGCCCTGGCCCGTGGGCCATGTGCTGAAGAACCCCGAACTGGCCGCCGTGCTGCGGGCCATCGCCCGGCAAGGCTCGAAGGCGCTGCTGGAGGGCGACGTGGCCCAGGCCATCGTGGCCAAGGTGCGCACCCACCCCACCAACCCGGGCCAGCTCAGCCTGGCCGATCTGGCGGGCTACCAGCCCAAAAAGCGCGACGCCCTGTGCACCAACTACCAAGTCGCGCCCCACGCCTTTCGCGTGTGCGGCTTTCCGCCACCCAGCTCGGGCGCCATCGCCATCGGCCAGATCCTGGGCATCCTCCAAAACACCAACGCGGCCACCATGCCGCTACAGGACGGCCTGCGCGGCCCTGCGCCCGGCGCCGACTGGCTGCACCTATACACCGAAGCCGCGCGCCTGGCCTTTGCCGACCGCGCGCTCTACGTGGCCGACCCCGATTTCGTGCAGCCCCCCGCCGGCAGCTGGATGAGCCTGCTGGAGCCCGCCTATCTGGCCAGCCGCGCCCAGCTGATCGGTGCGCAAAGCATGAAGGTGGCGCAACCGGGCACGCCGGGCGCCATGCGCACCAGCTTGGCCCCCATGCCCGACCAGCCCGAGTACGGCACCAGCCACATCAGCATCGTGGACGCCTTCGGCAACGCGGTGGCCATGACCACCACCATCGAAGACCAGTTCGGTTCGCGCCAGATGGTGACCACCAACGCCGCGCGCAGCGGTGGCTTTCTGCTCAACAACGAGCTCACCGACTTCAGCTTTGCCCCCACCGACGCGCAGGGCCAGCCCATTGCCAACCGCGTGCAGCCGGGCAAGCGCCCGCGCTCGTCGATGGCGCCCACGCTGGTGTTCAACCAGGCCAGCGGCGAGCTGCTGATGAGCGGCGGCAGCCCCGGCGGCGCCGCCATCATCCACTACACGGCCAAGACGCTGTATGGCGTGCTCAACTGGGGCCTGATGCCCCAGCAGGCCATCAACCTGCCCAACTTCGGCTCCATGAACGGCCCCACGCTGCTGGAAGAAAACCGCTTTCCGCCCGCCACGGTGGAAGCCCTGCGCGCACGCGGCGCCGAGGTGCGCGAAATGAACATGACCAGCGGCCTGCAGGCCATCACCCGTGGCCAGGCCCATGGCAAGAAGATCTGGCTGGGCGGGGCCGACCCGCGGCGCGAAGGCGTGGTGATGGGCGACTGA
- the bioD gene encoding dethiobiotin synthase has protein sequence MGAFFITGTDTEIGKTAITAAFTHLAAQSGLRAAAIKPLAAGQDCVDGCWVNEDVLRLRAASNMGLRDDEVGPLQLRTPCAPHIAARLEGRAISREALLTAVRGVAARADIAFVEGVGGFRVPLIPGWDTADLAVDLGLPVVLVVGLRLGCINHALLTAEAVRARGLRLAGWVANTVDAAMPHVADNLAALEAGLQAPCLGHVPRLPEPHPAAIAAHLPQALALLQAT, from the coding sequence GTGGGGGCATTTTTCATCACCGGCACCGACACCGAGATCGGCAAGACCGCCATCACCGCCGCGTTCACGCACCTGGCGGCGCAGTCGGGCCTGCGCGCCGCGGCCATCAAGCCGCTGGCGGCGGGGCAGGACTGCGTGGACGGCTGCTGGGTCAACGAAGACGTACTGCGCCTTCGCGCGGCCAGCAACATGGGCCTGCGTGATGACGAGGTGGGCCCGCTGCAGCTGCGCACGCCGTGCGCACCGCACATTGCCGCACGGCTGGAGGGGCGCGCCATTTCGCGCGAGGCATTGCTGACCGCCGTGCGCGGCGTGGCGGCGCGGGCCGACATCGCCTTTGTCGAAGGCGTGGGTGGCTTTCGTGTGCCGCTCATTCCGGGCTGGGACACCGCCGACCTGGCTGTGGACCTGGGTTTGCCGGTGGTGCTGGTGGTGGGCCTGCGCCTGGGCTGCATCAACCATGCGCTGCTCACGGCCGAAGCCGTGCGTGCGCGCGGCCTGCGGCTGGCGGGCTGGGTGGCCAACACCGTGGACGCTGCCATGCCCCATGTGGCCGACAACCTGGCTGCGCTGGAAGCCGGCCTGCAAGCCCCTTGCCTGGGCCATGTGCCCCGCCTGCCAGAACCCCATCCTGCGGCCATTGCCGCCCATCTGCCGCAGGCGCTGGCGTTGCTGCAAGCCACATAG
- the bioF gene encoding 8-amino-7-oxononanoate synthase → MLLDHLNQKLQAIAARDLTRVLREAESATAPLQRVRGADGQSRELLMFCSNDYLGLAAHPALADALAEGARLYGAGSGSSHLISGHSSAHAALERALAATVAPAIPNAEALFFCTGFMANLAVLTALGDADAVIFSEELNHASLIDGARLAKAPVQRYAHCDVAQLDALLGACTARIKLIVTDAVFSMDGDVAPLDALLAQAERHDAWLVVDDAHGFGVLGPQGRGTLAHFGLRSERLIMVGTLGKAAGVAGAFVAAHPTVIQYLIQAARAYIFTTAAPPAVAHALLQSLALMAGDEGEQRRANLVRLQAQLRTGVGAILARRPGLGWRLVASDTPIQPLVIGENAAALRVAAILDRAGLRVPAIRPPTVAPGTARLRITLCGTHTAADIDRLLAALADAAQELA, encoded by the coding sequence ATGCTGCTTGACCACCTGAACCAGAAACTGCAGGCCATCGCGGCCAGGGATCTGACGCGCGTGCTGCGCGAGGCCGAAAGCGCCACCGCGCCGCTGCAGCGTGTGCGCGGTGCCGACGGGCAATCGCGCGAGCTGCTGATGTTCTGCAGCAACGACTACCTGGGCCTGGCCGCCCATCCCGCGCTGGCTGACGCGCTGGCCGAGGGCGCGCGCCTGTACGGTGCTGGCTCGGGCTCGTCGCACCTCATCAGCGGGCATTCGAGCGCGCACGCTGCGCTGGAGCGCGCCCTGGCGGCCACGGTGGCGCCCGCCATTCCCAACGCCGAGGCGCTGTTTTTCTGCACCGGCTTCATGGCCAACCTGGCGGTGCTGACGGCCCTGGGCGATGCCGATGCGGTGATCTTCTCGGAAGAGCTCAACCATGCCTCGCTGATCGACGGCGCGCGCCTGGCCAAGGCGCCGGTGCAGCGCTATGCCCACTGCGACGTGGCGCAGCTCGACGCGCTGCTGGGCGCCTGCACGGCCCGCATCAAGCTGATCGTCACCGATGCGGTGTTCAGCATGGATGGCGATGTGGCCCCGCTCGATGCCCTGCTGGCGCAGGCCGAACGGCACGACGCCTGGCTGGTGGTGGACGATGCCCATGGCTTTGGCGTGCTGGGGCCGCAGGGGCGCGGCACGCTGGCGCACTTTGGCCTGCGCAGCGAGCGGTTGATCATGGTGGGCACGCTGGGCAAGGCGGCCGGCGTGGCCGGTGCCTTTGTGGCGGCGCACCCCACCGTCATCCAGTACCTGATTCAGGCTGCGCGGGCCTACATCTTCACCACCGCCGCGCCGCCCGCCGTGGCCCACGCGCTGCTGCAAAGCCTGGCGCTGATGGCGGGCGACGAGGGCGAACAGCGCCGCGCCAACCTCGTGCGCCTGCAGGCGCAGCTGCGGACCGGCGTGGGCGCCATTCTGGCGCGCCGTCCGGGCCTGGGCTGGCGGTTGGTGGCGTCGGACACGCCCATCCAGCCGCTGGTCATCGGTGAGAACGCCGCCGCGCTGCGGGTGGCCGCCATCCTCGACCGCGCCGGCCTGCGCGTGCCCGCCATCCGCCCGCCCACCGTGGCACCAGGCACGGCGCGCCTGCGCATCACGCTGTGCGGCACGCATACCGCGGCCGATATCGACCGCCTGCTGGCGGCGCTGGCCGATGCGGCGCAGGAGCTGGCATGA